TCACCGCAGGAGTGGGCGGCATACACAGGCCGAGTGGAGGCTGTTCGCGTCATGCAGAGGCTGATGGAGCGACCCTGTCCAGAGCAGTTTGGGGACAAGTACAAGCTGGAATTGCCACTTCCCGCTGAGGCGGTTTTGAAGAAGGCAGGTTCCAAAAACTGTTTTCAGAGATTCACCGCGTTCCTGCGGTCCACTCTGACCTCCCGCTCTGGCCAGAGCCTGGAAGATGGAGGCGTCCTTGATCACATGGTCAGGATGACCACAAGCCTCTACAGCCCCGCTGTTGCTGTAGTCTGTCAGACCGTGTGCCCGGAGAACCCTCCCTGTGTGGGAAAACGGCGCTTGGCGGTGCAGGAAATCCTAGCAGCTAGGGGCAACTTGGAAGCCCATGCGCGGGACAGCCACGAGGTAGAGAGTTCTGAACTGCAATCCCAGATTTTGGAGACTCCCAGAGCTAGCTCCAGGTCTCTCCAGTCCCCCGGGGGCTCAGGAACCACCACTGCCCCTGTCACTCGGAAGGCCAGCCTCCTGCCCTTGCAGTTGCTGCGGAGGAGCAGCGTGCGGCCGGGCGTGGTGGTCCCTAGAGTGCGCATCAGCAAGGCACCTGCGCCCACCTTCCAGCCAGAGCGCGCCGCGTCCAAGGGCAGCACCAAGGACAGCATCTACTTGCAGATCCCCAAGTGGAGGTACAAGGAGgccaaggaggagaagaggaaggcggaggaggcagagaagaagCGCCAGGCAGAAGCACAGAAAGAAAAGCGGGCTCCACGCTGGAGGAAAAGGACGTGAAAGGGGCTGTGACTCTCATGGCGCCTGTGCCTGGTGTGGGGAAGCAGCGCAGGGATCCTGCTTGGGAGGCTGCGGGTGGGCAGGCGCTGTAGACAGCACCACAGAGAGGGATGCTCCTGTCTGCCTTGGCTGCATGCTCCGTCACACAGCCTCCGGCCATCCACCTTTCCTAGATCCACAAAGGACAGTTCATATTGCTCCCAAGAGGATGGGTGGTTTTGTTTAAAACCAGTTCCCTGCTCATTCTATACACTAAGAGGTCAGTTTACCTAGAAGTCACCCTTAAAGAACCCCAATTAAGAATTTAAAACCCCAGCTTATCAAAGGATATTTTTGCATAATTTTGTATCTTGTTACTTATGAAAAATTGCAGCATTTTACAAGTGACAGGCTCTTTATAATTAAGCCAGTTTTAATACTTGTATTTGAGGACCCtctgtttaaaatgctgtctctaGCAATAAATACTTGCGATGGCTGTGTGAATTACACAGAAGGGAATTCTCCCCTTGCCATTTGgttctggcctctgccttctCGTGTCCTGTGGACACACCTGTGCACTGGCTTTTCCTATTAACTTGAGTGATGCCAAACGCCTGTTTTTACTTGAGAAAGGCACCGACTTCTATCCAAAGTGATAAAGATATGAAGTCTTCTTTTCGTTCTTTAAAACTCTTTTAATTCTACCCCCTCCTACCTCCCACTGCCAATCAATTAATTCATCAAAACTGATTATGGCACACTGGAGAAATATTATGTTGCTAGGGTCAAACTCATTTTAAGCAAGGGGCTTGGCTAGATTCATCTTCTGGGCGATTTGAGGAAGGTGATCATCTAATGAAGGCAGGTTTTAATGAATGAGTAGCAGAAACAGAGTCCTATATACTTAAATTTCACATGTGGATCCTTAAAACCGTCAAAGATGCAGAGGGTAGGACAGTCAGAAGGCTGCCAACTGACGAGGGCAGACAGGTGATTTTTGGAGCAGGTGGTACACACTGGATACTTGACAGGGTAGTTTGGGGAAAGTTTTCCTGGAGTGGGCTACACTCTGATGGTCACGGTCTCTTTCAGATTCAAGTCCAGAGAGTCTCTTTTATCGGCGTATTTCTACCGATAGTTCTTCATTGATGGCTGGCCCTGGTGTTTGGCTCATGTCTGTGCCAACTTCATAGAACTTGGAGTATGTGGGGGCTTTGGCGGAGACTGGATTTATCCCGGGTGCCAGCACATCAGGGAGAGCTTGCTTTCTATACTTCTGCCTCCAAAGCACTGAGAAATCCCAGCTGGGTCTTAGAGCATCTGTTGCACATGCactt
Above is a genomic segment from Apodemus sylvaticus chromosome 16, mApoSyl1.1, whole genome shotgun sequence containing:
- the Ankrd33b gene encoding ankyrin repeat domain-containing protein 33B isoform X1, with product MVLLAGPGPEGGGTRCLSQQSPTPPRSVQTGDDPADYEEYEDFSSLPDTRSIASDDSFYPPGGEEECGAVCAESVPEGVPEAATLLRAACANDVGLLRALVRRGPSPEEVRETDRNGRTGLIVACYHGFVDTVVALAECPHVDVNWQDSEGNTALITAAQAGHATITNYLLNYFPGLDLERRNIFGFTALMKAAMQGRTECVRALMLAGADVQARDPRRGLSPQEWAAYTGRVEAVRVMQRLMERPCPEQFGDKYKLELPLPAEAVLKKAGSKNCFQRFTAFLRSTLTSRSGQSLEDGGVLDHMVRMTTSLYSPAVAVVCQTVCPENPPCVGKRRLAVQEILAARGNLEAHARDSHEVESSELQSQILETPRASSRSLQSPGGSGTTTAPVTRKASLLPLQLLRRSSVRPGVVVPRVRISKAPAPTFQPERAASKGSTKDSIYLQIPKWRYKEAKEEKRKAEEAEKKRQAEAQKEKRAPRWRKRT
- the Ankrd33b gene encoding ankyrin repeat domain-containing protein 33B isoform X2, with product MKAAMQGRTECVRALMLAGADVQARDPRRGLSPQEWAAYTGRVEAVRVMQRLMERPCPEQFGDKYKLELPLPAEAVLKKAGSKNCFQRFTAFLRSTLTSRSGQSLEDGGVLDHMVRMTTSLYSPAVAVVCQTVCPENPPCVGKRRLAVQEILAARGNLEAHARDSHEVESSELQSQILETPRASSRSLQSPGGSGTTTAPVTRKASLLPLQLLRRSSVRPGVVVPRVRISKAPAPTFQPERAASKGSTKDSIYLQIPKWRYKEAKEEKRKAEEAEKKRQAEAQKEKRAPRWRKRT